The DNA window GGGTTTTGCAGGTGGATTGGCACATCCTCTCTTGTATATGGATATGCTCAAAAGCATTGGCCATTGGGGTACCAGTGTAGAACACTGGCTCGGAGTCGAAAGCATTAACCACGTCTTGTACATGTGGTTGGTCATGGCTATCATCCTTGCTCTCGGGCTGCTTGTTCGCAGCCGTTTGCGTTTGGTTCCCGGTGGCCTTCAGAATCTTTTCGAGACCATCATCGGTGGCCTTGAGAATTTTGTTGTTTCCAATGTCGGCGAACAGGGGCGTCAGTTCATGCCGCTGTTGTGCACGATTTTTATTTTCATCCTCGGGATGAACTGGCTTGGTCTTGTTCCTGGCTGTGATGCTCCGACTGCAAACATCAACACTCCCGCCGCAATGGCGATCATCGTGTTCTGTTTCTATCAGTTTGTGGGTATTAAAAAATGGGGCTTCGGGTACATCAAACACTTCATGGGTCCGGTCCCTGCCTTGGCACCGCTCATGCTGATCCTTGAGCCTATTTCGCATCTCGCTCGTCCCTTGAGCCTGACACTTCGTCTTTTCGGAAATATTCGAGGCGAGGAAATCGTTCTGATCCTGATGTTCATGCTGGCGCCCGTTGTCGGTTCGCTGCCCATGTACTTCTTGTTCATTTTGGCGAAAACCATTCAGGCATTCATCTTCTTCATGCTGACGATGCTGTATCTGCAAGGTGCGACTGAGCACGCTCATTAAGAGCCGCTCGCTTAATTTTGGGGAAATGGTCCTTGGACCAAAACATATTACGTAATCCATTTGGAGGATTAAAATGAAAATCACGAAGATTTTGTTCACCACTATGGCCATGGTTCTGGTTGCTTCCACTGCTTTCGCTGCTGGCGATCCTGCTGTCATGTCTGCTAAAGCATACGCCACTGCCATCGGCATGGGCATCGCTGCCGGTCTCTGCGGTATCGGTCAGGGCATGGGCGTGAAAGGTTGCTGCGAAGGTATCGCTCGTAACCCCGAAGCTGGCGGACAGCTGTCCACCACTTTGATTCTTGGCCTGGCATTCATCGAATCCCTGGCTATTTACGCCTTGGTTGTTAACTTGATCCTGCTCTTCGTCGTCTAGTTTTCGACTGAAGAAATATATATCGGGGAGGCTTCGGCCTCCCTTTTTACTCTATCAATGTTTGAGGCATTTTATGTTTGCCACCTTTTTGGAGTGGCAAGAGACAAGGAACAATGAAAAGCGAACACATTCCTAAAGCGACTATTGGCAGACTGGCTGTCTATATCCAGGTTCTCGAAAACTTGTTGCGCGATGGCAAC is part of the Pseudodesulfovibrio sp. JC047 genome and encodes:
- a CDS encoding ATP synthase F0 subunit C; this encodes MKITKILFTTMAMVLVASTAFAAGDPAVMSAKAYATAIGMGIAAGLCGIGQGMGVKGCCEGIARNPEAGGQLSTTLILGLAFIESLAIYALVVNLILLFVV
- the atpB gene encoding F0F1 ATP synthase subunit A → MGFAGGLAHPLLYMDMLKSIGHWGTSVEHWLGVESINHVLYMWLVMAIILALGLLVRSRLRLVPGGLQNLFETIIGGLENFVVSNVGEQGRQFMPLLCTIFIFILGMNWLGLVPGCDAPTANINTPAAMAIIVFCFYQFVGIKKWGFGYIKHFMGPVPALAPLMLILEPISHLARPLSLTLRLFGNIRGEEIVLILMFMLAPVVGSLPMYFLFILAKTIQAFIFFMLTMLYLQGATEHAH